In Alkaliphilus flagellatus, one DNA window encodes the following:
- a CDS encoding bis-aminopropyl spermidine synthase family protein → MINYIQEVNKNVNIQEGKQAIENILLNIYFKEGISNKELSRNNLLPIPVIVAIKKEFIKYGLLVQDSGVRLTKEGLSFIENRLGFRGIRKDLYMKLLKETWEEEQEIIEVKRTLSEVFINRPLADVTIDQSKCTLDTAVKRAVLCLQNYALVGKNILCIGDDDLVSIALGFLLKKLFADIEYCNTTISVMDIDNRVLTYIKDIAEKERLPIKCVCSDFRKPLSKDFTEQFDCFFTDPPYTLEGMNLFLSRGIEALKKQNGLPVFLSYAHKSPDFEFAMQQCFLDMGLIVSNVMTRFNTYEGAGIIGNTGQMIVLKTTSKSKTLMQTFYQGPLYTGELKKTVRFYRCKSCGQTNKVGLSEKIKTIEELKSKGCNKCSNQIFNLIDKNKL, encoded by the coding sequence ATGATTAATTATATACAAGAGGTAAATAAAAATGTAAATATACAAGAAGGAAAGCAGGCAATAGAAAATATATTGTTAAATATATATTTCAAAGAGGGTATTTCTAATAAAGAATTGTCAAGAAATAATCTTTTACCTATACCTGTTATTGTAGCCATAAAAAAAGAATTTATTAAATATGGTTTGCTAGTTCAAGACAGTGGAGTAAGGTTAACTAAAGAAGGGTTAAGTTTCATAGAAAATAGGCTAGGCTTTCGTGGAATAAGAAAGGACCTATATATGAAATTATTAAAGGAAACATGGGAAGAAGAACAAGAGATTATTGAAGTTAAAAGGACATTAAGTGAAGTATTTATAAATCGACCATTGGCGGATGTTACTATAGATCAGTCAAAATGTACTTTAGATACAGCTGTAAAAAGAGCAGTGTTATGTCTACAAAATTACGCACTAGTAGGTAAAAATATTTTATGTATAGGGGACGACGATTTAGTAAGTATAGCTCTAGGTTTTTTACTTAAGAAGTTATTTGCTGATATAGAATACTGCAATACAACTATTTCTGTAATGGATATTGATAATAGAGTCCTTACCTATATAAAAGATATTGCTGAGAAGGAAAGGCTCCCTATTAAATGTGTATGTTCAGATTTTAGAAAGCCATTATCAAAGGATTTTACAGAACAATTTGATTGTTTTTTTACTGATCCTCCTTATACTTTGGAGGGAATGAATTTATTTCTTTCAAGAGGGATTGAAGCTTTAAAAAAACAAAATGGTCTTCCTGTTTTTCTTTCTTATGCCCACAAGTCACCAGATTTTGAATTTGCTATGCAGCAATGCTTCCTAGATATGGGACTTATAGTTTCTAATGTGATGACTAGGTTCAATACCTATGAGGGGGCAGGAATAATTGGTAATACAGGGCAAATGATAGTTCTTAAAACTACTAGTAAGAGCAAGACATTAATGCAAACTTTTTATCAAGGTCCACTTTATACTGGAGAACTAAAAAAAACAGTTCGCTTTTATAGGTGTAAGAGTTGTGGCCAAACTAATAAAGTAGGTCTTTCAGAGAAGATTAAAACTATAGAAGAACTAAAATCAAAAGGTTGTAATAAATGTAGTAATCAAATATTCAATCTAATTGATAAAAATAAGCTTTAA
- a CDS encoding HAMP domain-containing sensor histidine kinase — MKRNSITFKLFIITTIFFILFLMIVVISQSMFFEKFYINHKISKLEKNLEGFAKKYYKEGWDQITITKNISNFINNNNAQIAILDDKAITRHIPLFNLIIETEDKNEVMVPLNNMILMETIQKLNLSIGDPIVIKGVYSNNEHNIIYPSSIQGKGNSLEVLDSVGLNIKENLVIDTPGVTGISEREILSENNSIQVLKKTPTSFAVNISNLRQEMIRIDMREIKGNIVELNFPTQKDFIMSYREDMFWSAMDNWFWISKSDDFAIENEEIISYKYKSPMNGIDNIVMIKPIFDKGELKEMVFAMSSLQPVGEAIGVMKDYYIYGFLVAILIIIILSYIYSKLIANPLIKINNTAIKMAELDFSVECNVKSNDEIGNLANSINILASNLNKNMKTLQDTNEKLRVEIEKERTLERMRKEFVSSASHELKTPLGIMRGFTEGLKDEVAIEKKDYYIDVILEEIEKMDTLVLDMLDLSKLESKAYLLAEENFYIDSLMQLVKNRFIQQLKEKDIKVNYMYSAEEIMVRADKKRIEQVITNIISNAIRHTKLEGFINIGIRKYNEDKIYITVENEGDRIQEDKLNHIWDRFYRVEESRDREFGGTGLGLSIVKNILELHNSDYGVKNTENGVMLYFTLRLAVEKNYMKADL; from the coding sequence ATGAAAAGAAATAGTATTACCTTTAAGCTTTTTATAATAACAACTATCTTTTTTATATTATTTTTAATGATTGTAGTAATTAGCCAGTCCATGTTTTTTGAAAAATTTTATATAAATCATAAAATTAGTAAATTGGAAAAAAATTTGGAGGGGTTTGCTAAAAAATATTATAAAGAGGGTTGGGACCAAATAACAATAACGAAAAATATTAGTAATTTTATAAATAATAATAATGCTCAAATTGCAATATTAGATGATAAAGCTATAACTAGGCATATTCCACTATTTAATTTAATTATTGAAACAGAAGATAAAAATGAAGTAATGGTGCCTTTAAACAATATGATTTTAATGGAGACAATACAAAAATTAAACCTTTCAATAGGAGATCCAATCGTAATTAAAGGAGTTTATTCAAATAATGAGCACAATATTATATATCCATCTAGTATTCAAGGTAAGGGAAATAGTCTGGAAGTATTGGACTCAGTAGGATTAAACATAAAAGAAAACTTAGTGATTGACACTCCTGGAGTTACTGGAATCAGCGAGAGAGAAATACTCTCAGAAAACAATTCTATCCAAGTATTAAAAAAAACACCAACTAGTTTTGCCGTTAATATCAGTAACCTTAGGCAAGAAATGATCCGGATAGATATGCGAGAAATTAAAGGGAACATAGTAGAATTAAATTTTCCAACACAGAAGGATTTTATTATGTCATATAGAGAAGATATGTTTTGGTCTGCAATGGATAACTGGTTTTGGATTTCAAAGAGTGATGATTTTGCCATAGAAAATGAAGAAATAATTAGCTATAAATATAAAAGTCCTATGAATGGAATAGATAATATTGTTATGATAAAACCTATTTTCGATAAGGGCGAATTAAAGGAAATGGTATTTGCTATGTCTTCCCTACAGCCTGTAGGAGAGGCTATAGGAGTAATGAAGGACTATTATATTTATGGATTTTTAGTGGCAATATTAATAATTATTATTTTGTCTTATATTTATTCTAAGCTTATAGCTAATCCCCTAATAAAAATAAATAATACAGCCATAAAAATGGCAGAATTAGATTTTTCAGTAGAATGCAATGTTAAATCTAATGACGAAATTGGAAATCTAGCTAATAGTATAAATATATTGGCTTCAAATCTAAATAAAAATATGAAAACCCTGCAGGATACAAACGAGAAGCTTAGAGTTGAAATAGAAAAAGAACGGACCTTAGAGAGAATGAGAAAAGAATTTGTATCTAGTGCTTCACATGAATTAAAAACTCCATTAGGAATTATGAGAGGTTTTACGGAAGGACTTAAAGATGAGGTTGCAATTGAGAAAAAGGATTACTATATAGATGTTATATTAGAAGAGATAGAAAAAATGGATACCCTTGTATTAGATATGTTAGATTTGTCTAAGCTTGAGTCTAAAGCATATCTATTGGCAGAGGAAAACTTTTATATAGATTCACTGATGCAATTGGTGAAAAATAGATTTATCCAACAGTTAAAGGAAAAAGATATTAAAGTTAATTACATGTATAGTGCCGAAGAAATTATGGTTAGGGCAGATAAAAAAAGAATAGAGCAGGTTATAACCAATATTATTAGTAACGCCATAAGACATACGAAATTAGAAGGTTTTATTAACATTGGCATAAGGAAATATAATGAAGATAAAATTTATATAACTGTTGAAAATGAAGGAGATAGGATTCAAGAAGACAAGTTAAATCATATTTGGGATAGATTTTATCGTGTGGAGGAATCAAGAGATCGTGAATTTGGAGGAACAGGACTTGGATTATCAATTGTAAAGAATATTTTAGAACTTCATAATAGTGATTATGGTGTGAAGAATACAGAGAATGGTGTGATGCTGTATTTTACACTAAGATTAGCTGTTGAAAAAAATTATATGAAAGCCGATTTATAG
- a CDS encoding response regulator transcription factor encodes MYRNLLLIEDEKRMREILVDYFKREDFTIFEAANGREALEIFDTNNIHLVILDIMIPEIDGWSVCKRIRKESGVPIIMLTARSDEDDKLMGYELGADDYMTKPFSPRVLVAKSKMLLKRAEGNVVNDNGLILCTDIEVNKLSRTVKVDNELIELAPKEFDLLVYMIQNKEMVLTRENILNHVWGYDYFGDLRTIDTHIKKLRYKLKDKAKYINTVNRVGYKFEVNE; translated from the coding sequence ATGTATAGAAATTTATTATTGATAGAAGATGAAAAAAGAATGAGAGAAATATTAGTGGATTATTTCAAACGTGAAGATTTTACAATATTTGAAGCAGCTAATGGAAGAGAGGCATTAGAGATATTTGATACTAATAATATTCATTTGGTGATTCTAGATATAATGATACCAGAAATAGATGGATGGTCTGTATGTAAAAGGATTCGAAAGGAATCAGGAGTACCTATTATTATGCTAACTGCTAGATCTGATGAAGATGACAAGCTTATGGGATACGAGTTAGGGGCAGATGACTATATGACTAAGCCGTTTAGTCCAAGAGTATTAGTTGCAAAATCAAAAATGCTTCTTAAAAGAGCTGAAGGAAATGTAGTTAATGATAATGGTCTAATTTTATGTACAGATATTGAAGTTAATAAATTATCCCGTACGGTTAAAGTAGATAATGAGCTAATAGAACTTGCTCCAAAGGAATTTGATTTACTAGTGTATATGATTCAAAATAAAGAAATGGTATTAACAAGGGAGAATATCTTAAATCATGTTTGGGGATATGACTACTTCGGAGATTTGCGTACTATTGATACTCATATAAAAAAGCTAAGATACAAACTAAAGGATAAGGCGAAATATATTAATACCGTTAATAGAGTAGGCTATAAATTTGAGGTGAACGAATGA